The following proteins are co-located in the Pseudomonas synxantha genome:
- a CDS encoding helix-turn-helix domain-containing protein: MPELESLQVFQSLNRSPHARLEACAELGDGLAAAVWSNHHDAQDYQAPSHHTLSCYIGGGTGTFRRERPGTKGGPDKLCILPAEHQSAWVINGEIRLAHVYFSPEQFALGCITLLDREPRALQLREGTFLEDAHQARRFHQLVSLDWHEPGERLLTSSLAHEMLSHTLLSQVGAREGLRLKGGLAAYQRRLLVEYIDHHIEAPISLGQLAAMCALSEYHFARMFRQSFGLPPHQYLLARRLARAQTLLRSSALPMGEVALLCGFSSASHFNQRFRQAMGATPGEYRQAFCA; this comes from the coding sequence ATGCCAGAGCTGGAATCCCTGCAAGTCTTTCAATCCCTCAACCGTTCGCCCCATGCGCGCCTCGAGGCCTGCGCCGAACTGGGCGATGGCTTGGCTGCAGCCGTGTGGAGCAACCACCATGACGCCCAGGATTACCAGGCGCCCAGCCATCACACCTTGTCGTGCTACATCGGCGGCGGCACCGGCACGTTTCGCCGTGAGCGGCCGGGCACCAAGGGCGGCCCCGACAAGCTGTGCATCCTGCCGGCAGAACATCAGTCGGCCTGGGTGATCAATGGCGAGATTCGCCTGGCCCATGTGTATTTCAGCCCGGAACAATTCGCCCTCGGCTGCATCACCCTGCTCGACCGCGAGCCGCGTGCACTGCAATTGCGTGAGGGCACCTTCCTTGAAGATGCCCACCAGGCCCGGCGTTTTCACCAATTGGTCAGCCTCGACTGGCACGAGCCCGGCGAGCGCCTGCTAACCAGCAGCCTGGCCCATGAAATGCTCAGCCATACCCTGCTCAGCCAGGTCGGCGCCCGCGAAGGCTTGCGCCTCAAAGGCGGGCTGGCGGCGTACCAGCGGCGGCTGTTGGTGGAGTACATCGACCACCACATCGAAGCCCCCATCAGCCTCGGCCAGTTGGCCGCAATGTGTGCACTGTCGGAATACCATTTCGCCCGGATGTTCCGGCAAAGCTTCGGCCTGCCGCCCCATCAATACCTGTTGGCACGACGCCTGGCGCGGGCGCAGACCTTGCTGCGCAGCAGCGCGTTGCCGATGGGCGAGGTTGCCCTGCTGTGCGGTTTTTCCAGCGCCAGCCATTTCAACCAGCGCTTTCGCCAAGCCATGGGGGCCACGCCGGGCGAATACCGCCAGGCTTTCTGCGCCTAG
- a CDS encoding DUF1329 domain-containing protein, with amino-acid sequence MRKMIAVMALSVLAANVMAAVSPEEAAKLGTTLTPVGAEKAGNADGSIPAWTGGIPKNAGAVDSKGFLADPFANEKPLFVITPATVDKYKDKLSDGQVAMFKRYPETYKIPVYPSHRTVNLPADIYESIKRSALNVHAINDGNGLENFTGNRYYAFPIPKNGVEVLWNHITRYHGGNLRRIITQATPQTNGSYTPIRFEEEVAVPQAIADIDQAKAANVLSYFKQSVTAPARLAGNVLLVHETLDQVKEPRLAWIYNAGQRRVRRAPQVSYDGPGTASDGLRTTDNFDMFSGAPDRYDWKLVGKKEMYIPYNSYKLDSPKLKYDDIIKAGHINQDLTRYELHRVWEVVGTVKPSERHIYAKRHMYIDEDSWQVALVDHYDGRGQLWRVAEGHAQFYYDHQVPAYTVETLYDLIAGRYIALGMKNEEKSSFVFGFAAKAADYTPAALRSAGVR; translated from the coding sequence ATGCGTAAGATGATTGCAGTGATGGCCCTGAGTGTATTGGCCGCTAACGTAATGGCGGCGGTGTCGCCCGAAGAAGCCGCCAAGCTCGGCACCACCCTGACCCCGGTCGGCGCCGAGAAGGCCGGCAACGCCGATGGATCGATCCCGGCCTGGACCGGCGGCATCCCGAAAAACGCCGGCGCGGTAGACAGCAAGGGCTTTCTCGCCGACCCCTTTGCCAATGAAAAACCGCTGTTCGTGATCACGCCCGCCACCGTGGACAAGTACAAAGACAAACTCTCCGACGGTCAGGTGGCGATGTTCAAGCGCTACCCCGAGACCTACAAGATTCCGGTCTACCCCAGCCATCGCACGGTCAATCTGCCGGCGGACATCTATGAGTCGATCAAGCGCAGCGCCCTGAATGTGCATGCGATCAATGACGGCAACGGCCTGGAAAACTTCACCGGCAATCGTTATTACGCGTTCCCGATCCCTAAGAACGGTGTGGAGGTGCTGTGGAACCACATCACCCGTTATCACGGTGGCAACCTGCGCCGCATCATCACCCAGGCCACGCCGCAGACCAACGGCAGCTATACGCCGATCCGCTTCGAAGAAGAAGTCGCGGTGCCCCAGGCCATCGCGGATATCGACCAGGCCAAGGCGGCCAACGTACTGAGTTATTTCAAGCAGTCGGTCACCGCCCCGGCGCGGCTGGCCGGCAATGTGCTGCTGGTGCACGAAACCCTCGATCAGGTGAAGGAGCCGCGCCTGGCCTGGATCTACAACGCCGGCCAGCGTCGTGTGCGGCGGGCGCCGCAGGTGTCCTATGACGGTCCGGGCACGGCCTCCGACGGCCTGCGCACCACCGACAACTTCGACATGTTCTCCGGCGCCCCCGACCGTTATGACTGGAAGCTGGTGGGCAAGAAGGAAATGTACATCCCCTACAACAGCTACAAACTCGATTCGCCGAAGCTCAAGTACGACGACATCATCAAGGCCGGGCATATTAACCAGGACCTGACCCGCTATGAGCTGCACCGCGTGTGGGAAGTGGTCGGCACCGTCAAGCCCAGCGAGCGGCACATCTACGCCAAGCGCCATATGTACATCGATGAAGACAGCTGGCAGGTCGCCCTGGTGGATCACTACGACGGTCGCGGCCAACTGTGGCGCGTCGCCGAAGGTCACGCGCAGTTCTACTACGACCACCAAGTGCCGGCCTACACCGTGGAAACCCTGTACGACCTCATCGCGGGACGCTATATCGCACTGGGCATGAAGAACGAGGAGAAGAGCAGCTTCGTATTCGGCTTCGCGGCCAAGGCGGCGGACTACACCCCGGCCGCACTGAGGTCGGCAGGCGTTCGATAG
- the norR gene encoding nitric oxide reductase transcriptional regulator NorR, which yields MTAQPLLTTLLPLVADLSRELPEGERYRRLLQAMRALLPCDAAALLRLDGEWLVPLAVDGLSPDTLGRRFKISEHPRFEILLSSPGPTRFDSDSQLPDPYDGLVAGLHGHLQVHDCMGCPLFVDDRPWGLLTLDALDTERFERVELDALQAFASLAAATVNVAQRIERLALRAEDEHQRAEIYRQASGQQHKEMIGQSKTHKRLVEEIKLVGGSDLTVLITGETGVGKELVAQAIHAASSRADKPLISLNCAALPETLVESELFGHVRGAFTGALNERRGKFELANGGTLFLDEVGELSLTVQAKLLRVLQSGQLQRLGSDKEHQVDVRLIAATNRDLAEEVRNGRYRADFYHRLSVYPLQVPALRERGRDVLLLAGFFLEQNRSRMGLGSLRLTGDAQAALLAYNWPGNVRELEHLIGRSALKALGNCHERPKILSLSAQDLDLPDVGAAVTEAPVEAAPIATGDLRQATEHYQRQVISACLERHRHNWAGAARELGLDRANLGRMAKRLGLK from the coding sequence ATGACTGCACAACCGTTGCTCACCACCCTGCTGCCGCTGGTTGCCGATCTGTCTCGGGAATTGCCCGAAGGCGAGCGTTACCGACGCCTGCTACAAGCCATGCGCGCCCTGCTGCCCTGTGACGCCGCCGCGTTGCTGCGCCTGGACGGTGAGTGGCTGGTACCGCTGGCCGTGGATGGCTTGAGCCCCGACACCCTGGGCCGACGCTTCAAGATCAGCGAACACCCACGCTTCGAGATACTGCTGAGCAGCCCCGGCCCCACCCGTTTCGACAGCGACAGCCAATTGCCTGACCCCTATGACGGCCTGGTCGCCGGTTTGCACGGGCACTTGCAGGTTCACGACTGCATGGGTTGCCCGCTGTTTGTCGACGACCGGCCCTGGGGCCTGCTGACCCTGGATGCCCTCGACACCGAACGCTTTGAACGGGTCGAACTGGACGCTTTGCAAGCCTTCGCCAGCCTCGCCGCGGCCACGGTCAATGTGGCGCAGCGCATCGAACGCCTGGCGTTGCGGGCTGAAGACGAGCACCAACGCGCCGAGATCTATCGCCAGGCCAGCGGCCAGCAGCACAAGGAAATGATCGGCCAGAGCAAGACACATAAACGACTGGTTGAGGAAATCAAACTGGTGGGTGGCAGCGACCTGACCGTGCTGATCACCGGCGAAACCGGGGTCGGCAAGGAGCTGGTGGCCCAGGCGATCCATGCGGCTTCGTCCCGCGCCGACAAACCGTTGATCAGTCTCAATTGCGCTGCCCTGCCCGAGACCCTGGTGGAAAGCGAACTGTTCGGCCATGTGCGCGGCGCCTTTACCGGGGCGCTGAACGAGCGGCGGGGCAAGTTCGAACTGGCCAATGGCGGCACCTTGTTCCTCGATGAAGTGGGTGAGTTGTCGTTGACCGTGCAGGCCAAGCTGCTGCGTGTACTGCAAAGCGGCCAGTTGCAGCGCCTGGGGTCGGACAAGGAGCATCAGGTGGATGTGCGCCTGATCGCCGCGACCAACCGCGACCTCGCCGAAGAAGTGCGCAATGGCCGTTACCGGGCGGATTTCTACCACCGTTTAAGTGTGTACCCGCTGCAAGTACCAGCCCTGCGGGAGCGCGGGCGTGATGTGCTGCTTTTGGCGGGGTTCTTCCTCGAACAGAACCGTTCGCGCATGGGCCTGGGCAGTTTGCGCTTGACCGGCGACGCCCAGGCGGCGTTGCTGGCCTACAACTGGCCGGGTAATGTGCGTGAGCTGGAACACTTGATCGGACGCAGCGCGTTGAAAGCCCTGGGCAACTGCCATGAACGCCCGAAGATTCTCAGCCTGAGCGCCCAGGACCTGGACTTGCCCGACGTCGGTGCAGCGGTGACTGAAGCACCGGTCGAAGCGGCGCCCATCGCGACTGGCGACCTGCGCCAGGCTACCGAACACTACCAGCGCCAGGTCATCAGCGCCTGCCTGGAACGTCATCGGCACAACTGGGCCGGCGCCGCCCGGGAACTGGGCCTGGACCGCGCCAACCTTGGGCGCATGGCCAAGCGCCTGGGCCTCAAATAG
- a CDS encoding LuxR C-terminal-related transcriptional regulator — MTVMTRCLDRPGLMPRLSAHHLLRPRLAGPLLAAQARVKLLCAPGGSGKSALLAECALQAPKECQVYWMPLNGAALTPLHFCARLAQYLGLRFIDEATLLLDLSRWSNPTWLFLDDFCRLPVPELDALLDRLLTASSPHLTWWLGARRRPLCNWPRLLLDDELLECSELSFSAAEIQTLLVPGQSVDSIMQFSAGWCAGVRIALLGDGHPDKTLLDYLQHELFNTLPVPLVDAWRVLAHLPRFNQSLCEHLFGINDGAQYLNELQTLGAFIQPWEGTSDWLQVFPPLARLMRDAPWPTKHSWHRRACQWFTAETDWQAAFEQALLAEEYELAVSLLQHFSFEDLFRQQNAVLLLRLHEQHGDELMLGSAQLVGLVTAALLFAGRFEQAALCIDQLARFAPQPTAAGQRYLLARWQAQWGWLLHLSGDAGRSREHFLEALQALPENAWTSRLMCLSGLTQQALLRGELDVAQALNREALCLARAHDSLVLEALLELDHAQLLEQRGAPYRAQSLLETVQAMLARQRLKAGPLVGRIVLRRGHLALRQGQDSLAAECFEAGLTMCLQSQDKRVLYGFLGLALLAANRGDYAQAFIQLRDAERLMQQRHVPDTVYRAVLLLVSGHFWLQQGRAELTVQAVRRVLRHFRGPCAKQAPPATLELIPRLEYLLVLAEVKLGCAEQPITRLNALLDTSRQRGMLCLETELHLVLGEVTWQLGDPALARRALQAGLALAGRCQVQQAIRELRLRAPGLLSELGLEPQAAPVGAVENPLSQRELQVLELIALGNSNLEIAERLYISLHTVKTHARRIHSKLGVERRTQAVAKAKTLGLMV; from the coding sequence ATGACCGTCATGACCCGCTGCCTGGACCGTCCTGGACTCATGCCAAGGCTGTCCGCTCACCACCTGTTGCGCCCGCGCCTGGCTGGGCCGCTGCTCGCGGCACAGGCGCGGGTGAAGTTGCTGTGCGCGCCTGGGGGCAGTGGCAAGAGTGCGCTGCTCGCCGAGTGTGCATTGCAGGCGCCCAAGGAGTGCCAGGTCTACTGGATGCCACTCAATGGTGCGGCGCTCACCCCTCTGCATTTCTGTGCACGGCTGGCGCAATACCTGGGTCTGCGGTTTATCGACGAAGCCACATTACTGCTCGACCTCAGCCGTTGGTCAAACCCCACGTGGTTGTTTCTCGATGATTTCTGTCGTCTGCCGGTGCCCGAACTGGACGCCTTGCTTGACCGTTTGCTCACCGCCAGCAGCCCACACCTGACCTGGTGGCTGGGTGCGCGGCGGCGTCCGTTGTGCAACTGGCCACGCCTGTTGCTCGACGATGAATTGCTGGAGTGCAGTGAGTTGTCATTCAGCGCAGCGGAAATCCAGACGCTGCTCGTACCAGGGCAGAGCGTCGACAGCATTATGCAGTTCAGCGCCGGTTGGTGTGCCGGGGTACGTATTGCCTTGCTGGGCGACGGCCATCCCGACAAAACCTTGCTCGATTACCTGCAGCATGAACTCTTCAACACCTTGCCGGTGCCATTGGTGGACGCCTGGCGCGTGCTGGCCCATCTACCACGCTTCAATCAAAGCTTGTGTGAGCATCTATTCGGCATTAACGACGGCGCTCAGTACTTGAACGAGTTGCAGACGCTCGGTGCGTTTATCCAACCTTGGGAAGGCACCAGTGACTGGCTGCAAGTCTTCCCCCCGCTGGCACGGTTGATGCGCGACGCCCCCTGGCCGACCAAGCATTCATGGCACCGACGTGCGTGCCAGTGGTTTACCGCCGAAACCGACTGGCAGGCGGCCTTCGAGCAGGCGCTGCTGGCAGAGGAATACGAACTGGCGGTAAGCCTATTGCAGCATTTCAGTTTCGAAGATTTGTTTCGCCAGCAAAACGCTGTGCTCCTGTTGCGTCTGCATGAGCAGCACGGCGATGAGTTGATGCTGGGGTCTGCGCAATTGGTGGGGTTGGTCACGGCCGCCTTGCTGTTTGCCGGGCGCTTCGAGCAAGCGGCGTTGTGTATCGATCAACTGGCCCGGTTTGCCCCCCAGCCGACGGCCGCTGGACAACGCTATCTGCTGGCGCGCTGGCAGGCCCAATGGGGCTGGCTGCTGCATTTGAGCGGCGATGCCGGACGCTCCCGCGAGCATTTCCTCGAAGCGTTGCAAGCCTTGCCTGAGAATGCCTGGACGTCGCGCTTGATGTGCCTGTCGGGCTTGACCCAGCAAGCCTTGTTGCGCGGTGAGCTGGATGTCGCCCAAGCCTTGAACCGCGAAGCCCTGTGCCTGGCCCGTGCCCATGATTCGCTGGTGTTGGAGGCCCTGCTGGAGTTGGATCATGCTCAATTGCTGGAGCAGCGCGGCGCACCCTACCGGGCACAAAGCCTGTTGGAGACGGTGCAGGCGATGTTGGCTCGCCAACGTCTCAAGGCTGGGCCGTTGGTGGGGCGTATTGTGCTGCGTCGCGGGCACTTGGCCTTGCGGCAGGGCCAAGACAGCTTGGCGGCCGAGTGTTTTGAAGCGGGCTTGACGATGTGCCTGCAGAGCCAGGACAAGCGCGTACTTTACGGCTTTCTTGGCCTGGCGCTGTTGGCCGCCAATCGGGGCGACTACGCCCAAGCCTTTATCCAACTGCGTGACGCCGAGCGCCTGATGCAGCAGCGCCATGTGCCGGACACGGTGTATCGCGCGGTGCTGCTATTGGTCAGCGGGCACTTCTGGTTGCAGCAGGGACGTGCTGAATTGACGGTGCAAGCGGTGCGGCGGGTGTTGCGTCATTTTCGTGGGCCTTGCGCCAAGCAGGCGCCACCGGCCACCTTGGAGCTGATCCCGCGCCTGGAATATTTGCTGGTGTTGGCCGAGGTCAAGCTGGGCTGTGCCGAACAACCCATTACGCGGCTCAATGCCTTGCTCGACACCTCCCGGCAGCGCGGCATGCTCTGCCTGGAAACCGAACTGCACCTGGTGCTGGGAGAAGTGACCTGGCAGCTCGGTGACCCCGCCTTGGCTCGTCGGGCGTTGCAGGCCGGGTTGGCGCTGGCGGGGCGTTGCCAGGTACAGCAGGCCATTCGCGAGTTGCGTTTGCGCGCCCCCGGGCTATTGAGTGAACTGGGCCTGGAGCCACAGGCAGCGCCTGTCGGTGCCGTGGAAAACCCACTGAGCCAGCGCGAGCTGCAAGTGCTGGAGTTGATCGCCCTCGGTAATTCCAACCTGGAAATCGCCGAGCGCCTGTATATCTCCCTGCATACCGTCAAGACCCACGCACGGCGTATCCACAGCAAACTCGGAGTGGAGCGACGCACCCAGGCGGTGGCCAAGGCGAAGACGCTGGGCTTGATGGTCTAG
- a CDS encoding DMT family transporter: protein MNLFLYLLTVLIWGTTWIALKWQLGVVAIPVSIVYRFGLAALVLFGLLLLSGKLQVMNRRGHLICLAQGLCLFCVNFMCFLTASQWIPSGLVAVVFSTATLWNALNARVFFGQRVARNVLMGGALGLLGLGFLFWPQLAGHTASPQTLLGLGLALLGTLCFSAGNMLSSLQQKAGLKPLTTNAWGMAYGAAMLATYCAVRGIPFEMDWSARYIGALWYLVIPGSVIGFTAYLTLVGRMGPEKAAYCTVLFPVVALNVSAFAEGYQWTAPALVGLILVMLGNVLVFRKPKPVAPTFHAKQI, encoded by the coding sequence ATGAACCTTTTCCTGTATTTACTGACCGTGCTGATCTGGGGCACCACCTGGATCGCGCTCAAATGGCAGCTGGGCGTGGTCGCCATTCCTGTGTCGATCGTTTATCGCTTCGGCTTGGCTGCGCTGGTGCTGTTCGGGCTGTTGCTGCTCAGCGGCAAGTTGCAGGTGATGAACAGGCGCGGGCACCTGATCTGCCTGGCCCAAGGGCTGTGCCTGTTCTGCGTCAACTTCATGTGCTTTCTGACTGCCAGTCAGTGGATACCCAGCGGCTTGGTGGCGGTGGTGTTTTCCACGGCGACCTTGTGGAACGCTCTGAATGCCCGGGTGTTTTTCGGCCAGCGGGTTGCACGTAACGTGTTGATGGGCGGCGCGCTTGGGTTGCTGGGCCTGGGCTTTCTGTTCTGGCCGCAATTGGCCGGGCATACCGCCAGCCCGCAGACCTTGCTGGGTCTGGGCTTGGCGCTGCTGGGGACACTGTGTTTCTCGGCGGGCAATATGCTCTCGAGCCTGCAACAGAAGGCCGGGCTCAAGCCGTTGACCACCAACGCCTGGGGCATGGCCTATGGCGCGGCGATGTTGGCCACCTATTGCGCGGTACGCGGTATTCCGTTCGAAATGGACTGGAGTGCACGGTATATCGGCGCCCTGTGGTACCTGGTGATCCCGGGGTCGGTCATCGGCTTCACTGCTTACCTCACCTTGGTTGGCCGCATGGGGCCGGAGAAAGCCGCGTATTGCACCGTGTTGTTCCCGGTGGTGGCGTTGAATGTGTCGGCGTTTGCCGAGGGCTATCAGTGGACAGCGCCGGCGCTGGTGGGGCTGATATTGGTGATGTTGGGGAACGTATTGGTGTTTCGTAAACCCAAGCCGGTAGCTCCGACTTTTCATGCGAAACAAATCTAA
- the hmpA gene encoding NO-inducible flavohemoprotein — protein sequence MLSAQDRAIVKSTVPLLESGGEALITHFYRMMLSEYPEVRPLFNQAHQASGDQPRALANGVLMYARHIDQLDQLGDLVAKIINKHVALQILPEHYPIVGACLLRAISEVLGSEIATPEVMSAWGAAYGQLADILIGAEAAIYDEKAQAPGGWRGARPFLLVKRVEESDEITSFYFAPVDNGPILAATPGQYIGLKLVLDGEEVRRNYSLSALTDNGMYRISVKREAGGRVSNYLHDQMHIGATIDLFPPSGEFTLAASDKPLVLISGGVGITPTLPMLEAALATQRPVHFIHCARNGGVHAFRDWVDSLAAQHPQLKRFYCYAEDDGISPAADKVGMLNQEQLEAWLPEQRDVDAYFLGPKGFMAAIKRHLKALGVPEKQARYEFFGPAAALE from the coding sequence ATGCTTAGTGCCCAAGACCGTGCCATCGTCAAATCCACCGTGCCTCTGCTGGAAAGTGGCGGCGAAGCGCTGATCACCCATTTCTACCGCATGATGCTCTCCGAGTACCCCGAAGTGCGCCCGCTGTTCAACCAGGCTCACCAGGCCAGCGGCGACCAGCCCCGCGCCCTGGCCAATGGGGTGCTGATGTACGCGCGCCATATTGACCAGCTGGACCAATTGGGCGACCTGGTGGCCAAGATCATCAACAAGCACGTGGCCTTGCAGATCCTGCCCGAGCATTACCCCATCGTCGGTGCCTGCCTGCTGCGAGCTATATCCGAAGTGCTGGGCAGCGAGATTGCCACCCCAGAGGTAATGAGTGCCTGGGGCGCGGCCTATGGCCAGTTGGCGGACATCCTGATCGGCGCCGAGGCGGCCATCTACGATGAAAAAGCCCAGGCGCCCGGCGGCTGGCGCGGTGCGCGGCCGTTCCTTTTGGTCAAGCGCGTGGAGGAGAGCGACGAGATCACCTCGTTCTATTTCGCCCCGGTGGATAACGGCCCGATCCTGGCTGCCACACCTGGCCAGTACATCGGCCTGAAACTGGTGCTTGATGGCGAAGAAGTGCGTCGCAACTATTCCCTGTCGGCCCTCACCGATAACGGCATGTACCGCATCAGCGTCAAGCGCGAAGCCGGTGGGCGGGTGTCCAACTACCTGCATGACCAGATGCACATCGGTGCCACCATTGACCTGTTTCCACCGTCGGGCGAGTTCACCCTGGCCGCCAGTGATAAACCGCTGGTGCTGATCAGCGGCGGGGTGGGTATCACCCCAACCCTGCCGATGCTCGAAGCAGCCCTGGCGACCCAGCGCCCGGTGCATTTTATCCACTGTGCCCGTAATGGCGGGGTGCATGCATTTCGTGACTGGGTAGACAGCCTGGCGGCCCAGCATCCGCAGCTCAAGCGTTTCTACTGTTATGCCGAGGATGACGGTATCAGCCCGGCGGCGGACAAGGTTGGAATGCTGAACCAGGAGCAGTTGGAGGCCTGGTTGCCTGAGCAGCGGGATGTCGATGCGTACTTCCTGGGGCCCAAGGGGTTCATGGCGGCGATCAAGCGGCACCTGAAGGCGCTGGGCGTACCGGAGAAGCAGGCGCGCTATGAGTTCTTCGGCCCGGCTGCGGCGCTGGAATAA
- a CDS encoding disulfide bond formation protein B yields the protein MIDDMRLGRERRFLVLLGIICLALIGGALYMQVVLGEAPCPLCILQRYALLLIALFAFIGAAMRTKGAVTVFEGLVVLSALGGVAAAGHHVYTQFFPQVSCGVDVLQPIVDDLPLAKVFPLGFQVDGFCSTPYPPILGLSLAQWALVAFVLTVILVPLCIYRNRHPKA from the coding sequence ATGATTGACGATATGCGTTTGGGCAGGGAGCGGCGCTTTCTGGTGTTGCTGGGCATCATCTGCCTGGCGCTGATTGGCGGGGCGCTGTACATGCAAGTGGTGCTGGGCGAAGCACCATGCCCGCTGTGTATCCTGCAACGCTACGCCTTGCTGCTGATCGCACTCTTCGCGTTCATCGGGGCGGCCATGCGCACCAAAGGGGCGGTCACGGTTTTCGAAGGGCTGGTCGTGCTCAGTGCCCTGGGTGGAGTGGCTGCTGCCGGCCACCATGTGTACACCCAGTTTTTTCCACAGGTCAGTTGCGGCGTTGATGTGTTGCAACCGATCGTCGATGACCTGCCCCTGGCCAAGGTGTTCCCCCTGGGTTTCCAGGTCGACGGCTTCTGCAGCACGCCTTACCCGCCGATACTCGGCCTGTCCCTGGCCCAATGGGCGCTGGTGGCGTTCGTGCTGACGGTGATCCTGGTGCCACTGTGCATCTATCGCAATCGTCATCCCAAAGCCTGA
- a CDS encoding DUF1302 domain-containing protein, translated as MTKTIMRAIFTPQALATAVALGCCAQAQAVSFNIGEIEGQFDSSLSVGASWGMRDADKSLVSTVNGGTGQASTGDDGRLNFKKGETFSKIFKGLHDLELKYGDTGVFVRGKYWYDFELKDEDREFKQISDHNRKEGAKSSGAQILDAFVYHNYSLGDLPGTVRAGKQVVSWGESTFIGNSINSINPIDVSAFRRPGAEIKEGLIPVNMLFASQSLTNQLTVEGFYQLEWDQTVLDNCGTFFGGDVAADGCTGNYTVGNPAIAPLQPIAAARGQGFVVTREGVVVQRAADRDARDSGQFGAALRWLGDDTEYGLYFMNYHSRTPTVGTITANTNLATIGAIGAAAPPGFGSALAQSTMLGRGQYYLDYPEDIRLFGASFSTTLSTGTAWTGEISYRPNAPVQLNTTDLTLALVNPIAGNTASPIRSAFGADNKGYRRKEITQIQSTMTQFFDQVLGAERLTLVGEAAVVHVAGLEDKSKLRYGRDSVYGAYGFEGDTDGFVTSTSWGYRARAILDYNNAIAGVNLKPNLSWSHDVAGYGPNGLFNKGAKAISVGVDADYRSTYTASLSYTDFFGGDYNTLTDRDFLALSFGVNF; from the coding sequence ATGACAAAAACAATAATGCGCGCCATCTTCACGCCACAGGCGCTGGCCACTGCAGTTGCGTTGGGTTGCTGTGCCCAGGCACAGGCTGTTTCGTTCAATATTGGCGAGATCGAAGGGCAATTCGACTCTTCGCTCTCGGTGGGCGCGAGCTGGGGCATGCGCGATGCCGATAAAAGCCTGGTCAGCACCGTCAACGGCGGCACCGGCCAGGCGTCGACCGGGGATGACGGGCGCCTCAACTTCAAGAAGGGCGAGACCTTTTCCAAGATCTTCAAGGGCCTGCACGACCTCGAGCTGAAATACGGCGACACCGGCGTGTTCGTGCGCGGCAAGTACTGGTATGACTTCGAACTCAAGGACGAAGACCGCGAGTTCAAGCAGATCAGCGATCACAACCGCAAAGAAGGCGCCAAATCCAGCGGCGCGCAAATCCTCGATGCCTTCGTCTACCACAACTACTCCCTGGGCGACCTGCCCGGCACCGTGCGCGCCGGCAAGCAGGTGGTCAGCTGGGGCGAAAGCACCTTCATCGGTAACTCCATCAACAGCATCAACCCCATTGACGTCTCGGCCTTTCGCCGCCCAGGGGCCGAGATCAAGGAAGGGTTGATCCCGGTGAACATGCTGTTTGCGTCACAAAGCCTGACCAACCAGCTGACCGTGGAGGGTTTCTACCAGCTGGAATGGGACCAGACCGTGCTGGACAACTGCGGCACATTCTTCGGAGGGGATGTGGCGGCGGACGGCTGTACCGGTAACTACACGGTGGGTAACCCGGCGATTGCCCCTCTGCAACCCATAGCAGCAGCACGTGGCCAAGGCTTTGTGGTGACCCGCGAAGGTGTGGTGGTGCAGCGTGCCGCCGACCGTGATGCACGAGACTCCGGCCAGTTTGGCGCGGCCTTGCGCTGGCTGGGTGATGACACTGAATACGGCCTGTACTTCATGAATTACCACAGCCGTACCCCGACCGTGGGCACGATTACCGCCAATACCAACCTTGCGACCATCGGCGCCATTGGTGCCGCTGCTCCGCCCGGCTTCGGGTCGGCTCTGGCCCAGAGCACCATGCTCGGCCGTGGCCAGTACTACCTGGATTATCCGGAAGATATTCGCCTGTTCGGTGCCAGTTTTTCCACCACCTTGTCTACCGGCACGGCGTGGACCGGCGAGATCAGCTATCGGCCGAATGCACCGGTACAACTCAACACCACCGACCTGACTCTGGCGCTGGTCAACCCGATTGCTGGCAATACCGCGTCGCCGATCCGCAGCGCATTTGGCGCGGACAACAAAGGTTACCGCCGCAAGGAAATCACCCAGATCCAAAGCACCATGACCCAGTTCTTCGACCAGGTGCTGGGCGCCGAACGCCTGACGCTGGTTGGCGAAGCGGCGGTGGTGCACGTCGCGGGCCTGGAAGATAAAAGCAAGCTGCGTTACGGCCGCGATTCGGTGTACGGCGCCTACGGTTTCGAGGGCGACACTGACGGTTTCGTCACCTCCACCTCCTGGGGCTACCGCGCGCGGGCGATCCTGGACTACAACAACGCGATTGCCGGGGTGAACCTCAAGCCCAACTTGTCCTGGTCCCATGACGTGGCTGGCTACGGCCCCAACGGCCTGTTCAACAAAGGCGCCAAGGCCATCAGCGTCGGCGTGGATGCGGACTATCGCAGCACCTACACCGCCAGCCTGAGCTACACCGACTTCTTTGGCGGTGACTACAACACCCTGACCGACCGCGATTTCCTCGCCCTCAGCTTCGGCGTGAACTTCTGA